In Zingiber officinale cultivar Zhangliang chromosome 9B, Zo_v1.1, whole genome shotgun sequence, the genomic window CTTCAGGATCTATTCCGAGTAACTCAGGGAGATCTGGGATGTCAATGTTAGTCGGAGATGGAGCAATTTCCTCTGGAACTACAGATAACACTCCAATGTCATCTGGTCCAATCATTTCATTAGCTACTGCAGAAGACTGATCAGATACTGCAGAGGCAGTAGGAACAAATGGAAAGCCAGAATTTGAAGGGATCTCTGACAAAGTAACACAAGAATTCTGACTTGCTGTGCTTTCAAATGCTTCAGATGGAATTTGGAAGTTCTCTAGTTGAAGATTATCAGAATTTCCAAAAGATTCCAACCTAGCAGATGCATTCATCTTTATAATTTGTCTTAGCATTGCTTTGGCTGCTTCATTGATCAGTGGTTGGTACTTCACTATTTGACCTTCGAGCATCTCATCATCATGACTATCTCCCTGTTTTGGCAGCCTCCGCTTCTTGTTTACTCCAGTAATGCGTCTGTTGCTATCATTTTGATTTTGCTGCACAAATTGCGGAAAGAAACCAGGGCTCCGCATGGCCTTTGCGAGGAATGCCATCATCTGTTGTTGACGTTGTTCCATTCCCTGGAGGCGTTTCATCAATGTCTGTAACTGATGGTCTGAGGTTTGCTGCTGCTGGCGCAACCTAATAAGCTCTTGCATGAGTACATTCTTATCTCTCTTCAGCTGCTCAACCTCTTCTTCCAACCCAAACTTGCCCAACTCAACACAAGCAGTAGCTGGAGCACTCTGTGGTTGTGGTTGTGGTTGTGGTTGCGGTTGTGGTTGCTCTTTTTGACTTTGCCCATGTCCATGAGAGGGTTTCCTCCTGTTGATAGTTTTAAGCAGGTGCTTTTGCCCTCTTAAAAATCCCTCGTTCGCAAATTCCCAGCGATCAGGATCAACTTTCCGAAAACCCTGTCCAATAGTATCATGAAGCACCAAGTATATACCTTAACAGCCTTAAATAAACAACTTAGGAAAAAGGGCAGTCGTAAAGTAAGATTTGATCCTCAGCAACCAACATTAGCTTTTGAGTTTCCATGAAAAAATACACCATAAATGTAACATGAAATTTGCATACACAAGGGGTGC contains:
- the LOC122023706 gene encoding heat stress transcription factor A-1-like, giving the protein MVGGGMEDNSGGRGGGGQAAIGEKETAAGANPGLNGNAPPPFLSKTYDMVDDPATDAIVSWGAGNNSFVVRDPPEFARDLLPKYFKHNNFSSFVRQLNTYGFRKVDPDRWEFANEGFLRGQKHLLKTINRRKPSHGHGQSQKEQPQPQPQPQPQPQSAPATACVELGKFGLEEEVEQLKRDKNVLMQELIRLRQQQQTSDHQLQTLMKRLQGMEQRQQQMMAFLAKAMRSPGFFPQFVQQNQNDSNRRITGVNKKRRLPKQGDSHDDEMLEGQIVKYQPLINEAAKAMLRQIIKMNASARLESFGNSDNLQLENFQIPSEAFESTASQNSCVTLSEIPSNSGFPFVPTASAVSDQSSAVANEMIGPDDIGVLSVVPEEIAPSPTNIDIPDLPELLGIDPEDNVTDIPVETLEMPKPQDMYANQNALVLQEVGPLDIDGFSADTDINLFNDEEKLPGIIDDFWEQFLMASPLAVDTEEVESTTQEQMEVQPSADNVWNNTEHMNHITEQMGLLSSAPKL